The following coding sequences are from one Arachis hypogaea cultivar Tifrunner chromosome 7, arahy.Tifrunner.gnm2.J5K5, whole genome shotgun sequence window:
- the LOC112703086 gene encoding ATP-dependent 6-phosphofructokinase 3 isoform X1, whose protein sequence is MVLDCANSSVSDFVLEDVPHLSDYIPHLPTYPDPLQDNPSYAVVKQYYVNKDDTVAQQIVVHKNSPRGIHFRRAGPAEKVYFDSEEVCACIVTCGGLCPGLNTVIREIVCGLYHMYGVHRVLGIEGGYPGFYSRNTVPLTPKVVNDIHKRGGTILGTSYGGHDTSKIVDSIQDRGINQVYILGGYGTQMEAALIFEEVRRRGLKVSVVGIPKTIDNDIPVIDKSIGFDTAVEEAQRAINSAHVEAESTENCIGVVKLMGRYSGFIAMYATLASRDVDCCLIPESHFYLEGPGGLLEFIEKRLKEQSHMVIVVAEGAGQELLSKNPTPIKRVQGDATPDQLFQDVGLWLSQKIKDHFAKRKNMTLSLKYIDPTYMIRAIPSNASDNVFCTLLAQSAVHGAMAGYTGFTVGPVNGRNCYIPFHLINEGEKNVVITDRMWARLLASTHQPSFSNTKEMVGARDEKTENQTSDS, encoded by the exons atggttCTGGATTGTGCAAATTCCTCGGTTTCTGACTTTGTTCTTGAGGATGTACCTCACCTATCTGATTACATACCTCATCTCCCT ACATATCCTGATCCATTACAAGACAATCCATCTTATGCAGTTGTTAA GCAGTATTATGTGAATAAAGATGACACAGTAGCACAGCAG ATAGTTGTCCACAAGAATAGTCCTAGAGGAATCCATTTTAGGCGTGCTGGCCCCGCTGAGAAAGTATACTTTGATTCAGAGGAAGTGTGTGCTTGTATTGTCACATGTGGTGGCCTTTGTCCAGGTTTAAATACAGTCATAAGAGAAATAGTGTGTGGCTTGTATCATATGTATGGGGTTCACAGAGTTCTTGGAATAGAG GGAGGATACCCCGGATTTTATTCTCGGAACACAGTTCCTTTGACACCAAAGGTTGTGAATGATATCCATAAGAGAGGTGGGACCATACTTGGAACATCATATGGTGGCCATGATACCTCAAAGATTGTTGATAGCATTCAGGATAGAGGCATCAATCAAGTTTATATTCTTGGAGGGTATGGAACTCAGATGGAGGCTGCTTTGATTTTTGAG GAAGTTAGAAGGCGTGGCTTGAAAGTTTCAGTGGTTGGAATTCCAAAAACCATTGATAATGATATCCCT GTTATTGACAAGTCCATTGGTTTTGACACTGCTGTTGAAGAGGCACAAAGAGCTATCAATTCTGCTCATGTGGAAGCGGAAAGTACGGAAAATTGTATTGGTGTTGTCAAGTTAATGGGGCGTTACAGTG GATTTATAGCCATGTATGCAACCCTTGCCAGCAGAGATGTGGACTGTTGCTTGATTCCAGAATCACACTTTTATCTTGAAGGTCCAGGTGGTCTCTTGGAATTCATCGAGAAAAGACTTAAAGAACAGAGTCACATGGTTATAGTAGTTGCTGAGGGTGCAGGACAAGAGCTTCTTTCTAAAAACCCAACTCCTATCAAGAGAGTACAGGGCGATGCTACTCCGGATCAGTTATTTCAAGATGTTGGTCTCTGGTTATCCCAGAAAATTAAG GACCACTTCGCAAAACGTAAAAACATGACTCTAAGTCTCAAGTACATTG ATCCTACTTACATGATCCGTGCTATTCCAAGCAATGCATCTGATAATGTGTTCTGCACCCTACTTGCCCAAAGTGCTGTTCATGGTGCAATGGCCGGATACACAGGCTTCACAGTTGGACCAGTTAATGGAAGAAACTGCTACATCCCATTTCAT CTGATAAATGAAGGAGAGAAGAACGTTGTGATAACTGATAGGATGTGGGCAAGGTTACTAGCTTCAACTCATCAACCTAGCTTCTCAAACACTAAAGAAATGGTTGGAGCAAGAGACGAAAAAACTGAAAACCAAACATCAGACAGCTAA
- the LOC112703086 gene encoding ATP-dependent 6-phosphofructokinase 3 isoform X2 codes for MVLDCANSSVSDFVLEDVPHLSDYIPHLPTYPDPLQDNPSYAVVKQYYVNKDDTVAQQGGYPGFYSRNTVPLTPKVVNDIHKRGGTILGTSYGGHDTSKIVDSIQDRGINQVYILGGYGTQMEAALIFEEVRRRGLKVSVVGIPKTIDNDIPVIDKSIGFDTAVEEAQRAINSAHVEAESTENCIGVVKLMGRYSGFIAMYATLASRDVDCCLIPESHFYLEGPGGLLEFIEKRLKEQSHMVIVVAEGAGQELLSKNPTPIKRVQGDATPDQLFQDVGLWLSQKIKDHFAKRKNMTLSLKYIDPTYMIRAIPSNASDNVFCTLLAQSAVHGAMAGYTGFTVGPVNGRNCYIPFHLINEGEKNVVITDRMWARLLASTHQPSFSNTKEMVGARDEKTENQTSDS; via the exons atggttCTGGATTGTGCAAATTCCTCGGTTTCTGACTTTGTTCTTGAGGATGTACCTCACCTATCTGATTACATACCTCATCTCCCT ACATATCCTGATCCATTACAAGACAATCCATCTTATGCAGTTGTTAA GCAGTATTATGTGAATAAAGATGACACAGTAGCACAGCAG GGAGGATACCCCGGATTTTATTCTCGGAACACAGTTCCTTTGACACCAAAGGTTGTGAATGATATCCATAAGAGAGGTGGGACCATACTTGGAACATCATATGGTGGCCATGATACCTCAAAGATTGTTGATAGCATTCAGGATAGAGGCATCAATCAAGTTTATATTCTTGGAGGGTATGGAACTCAGATGGAGGCTGCTTTGATTTTTGAG GAAGTTAGAAGGCGTGGCTTGAAAGTTTCAGTGGTTGGAATTCCAAAAACCATTGATAATGATATCCCT GTTATTGACAAGTCCATTGGTTTTGACACTGCTGTTGAAGAGGCACAAAGAGCTATCAATTCTGCTCATGTGGAAGCGGAAAGTACGGAAAATTGTATTGGTGTTGTCAAGTTAATGGGGCGTTACAGTG GATTTATAGCCATGTATGCAACCCTTGCCAGCAGAGATGTGGACTGTTGCTTGATTCCAGAATCACACTTTTATCTTGAAGGTCCAGGTGGTCTCTTGGAATTCATCGAGAAAAGACTTAAAGAACAGAGTCACATGGTTATAGTAGTTGCTGAGGGTGCAGGACAAGAGCTTCTTTCTAAAAACCCAACTCCTATCAAGAGAGTACAGGGCGATGCTACTCCGGATCAGTTATTTCAAGATGTTGGTCTCTGGTTATCCCAGAAAATTAAG GACCACTTCGCAAAACGTAAAAACATGACTCTAAGTCTCAAGTACATTG ATCCTACTTACATGATCCGTGCTATTCCAAGCAATGCATCTGATAATGTGTTCTGCACCCTACTTGCCCAAAGTGCTGTTCATGGTGCAATGGCCGGATACACAGGCTTCACAGTTGGACCAGTTAATGGAAGAAACTGCTACATCCCATTTCAT CTGATAAATGAAGGAGAGAAGAACGTTGTGATAACTGATAGGATGTGGGCAAGGTTACTAGCTTCAACTCATCAACCTAGCTTCTCAAACACTAAAGAAATGGTTGGAGCAAGAGACGAAAAAACTGAAAACCAAACATCAGACAGCTAA